A window of the Arachis duranensis cultivar V14167 chromosome 5, aradu.V14167.gnm2.J7QH, whole genome shotgun sequence genome harbors these coding sequences:
- the LOC107489218 gene encoding binding partner of ACD11 1, translating into MTGGSGYMVEVTGLSPKTTEKDLHHFFAFSGAIEHVEIVRSGDCACTAYVTFKDAYSQETACLLSGATILDQRVCITRWGQCDDGYGFWNQPSYNHADETASDTQHRGQFVSSAGEAVTAAQEVVKTMLAKGYVLSKDALAKAREFDESHQVSATATAKVSELSERLRLADKISAGVGAVKSVDQKYNVSETARSAASATGRSVAAAADSVVNSSYFSKGALWLSGALTRAAHAASDLGARGGGQH; encoded by the exons ATGACTGGTGGTAGTGGATACATGGTAGAAGTTACTGGACTTTCGCCAAAAACCACCGAGAAAGATCTCCACCATTTCTTCGCTTTCTCCGGCGCGATCGAGCACGTTGAAATCGTTAG GTCTGGTGATTGTGCTTGTACTGCATATGTGACATTCAAAGATGCATATTCTCAAGAAACTGCTTGCTTGCTTAGT GGAGCCACTATTTTAGATCAACGTGTATGCATAACGCGTTGGGGGCAGTGCGACGATGGCTATGGTTTTTGGAATCAGCCTTCCTACAACCATGCCGATGAGACTGCTTCAGAT ACACAACATAGAGGCCAATTTGTTTCCTCTGCTGGAGAAGCAGTTACTGCGGCTCAAGAAGTTGTGAAGACCATGCTAGCAAAGGGATATGTTCTCAGTAAGGACGCATTGGCTAAGGCTAGAGAGTTCGACGAATCTCATCAGGTTTCTGCGACTGCAACAGCGAAAGTTTCTGAACTGAGCGAGAGACTTCGCCTCGCTGACAAGATATCAGCAGGTGTTGGAGCTGTGAAATCTGTGGATCAGAAATATAATGTCTCTGAAACAGCCAGGTCAGCTGCATCTGCAACTGGAAGATCGGTGGCAGCCGCCGCGGACTCTGTAGTAAATAGTAGCTATTTTTCGAAGGGAGCATTGTGGCTGTCAGGTGCTCTAACCCGAGCAGCTCATGCTGCTTCTGACTTGGGTGCTCGTGGCGGTGGTCAGCACTGA